A stretch of DNA from Halioglobus japonicus:
TTTACGCCGGAACGTCATCCCTGTGTCTTTCCTACCAGGCACGACATGCCCTACGAGACGCAGCCACCACTGTCCCATTTTGAACATGGCGCGCTGAACGCCTGTCGCCTGATCGAGCGAGACCTCGGTTACAGGCCAGAGAAACGCCTGCATCACGCGCCCTATGCATTGCGCCGGAGCACCCTGCAGGAGATAGAAGACAGATATCCCGATCTGGTGAATGCCACGCGGGCACGCAAGTTTCGCCATCGGGAGGATATTCCCCTGGCGACCAGCATGCATGCTTACTATTGCCATGCGACAGGACGGGCAGAGTTGCGCGATATCCGCTGTCGTTACGTGGATATTGGCGATCCCCTGTTCC
This window harbors:
- a CDS encoding stealth conserved region 3 domain-containing protein — encoded protein: MPYETQPPLSHFEHGALNACRLIERDLGYRPEKRLHHAPYALRRSTLQEIEDRYPDLVNATRARKFRHREDIPLATSMHAYYCHATGRAELRDIRCRYVDIGDPLFLLLVHPLSPLRRGKYQTCCLNEVRAMKLFGGLRDRIVVRLLDRMFN